A DNA window from Impatiens glandulifera chromosome 7, dImpGla2.1, whole genome shotgun sequence contains the following coding sequences:
- the LOC124909741 gene encoding uncharacterized protein LOC124909741: MAENKVHPATIVSNIKACIPITLDYEGKQYNSWSTLFQLHCRANMVINHIQPLTVNPSVAVPAPKESEKALTQRLDDIVRQWIYGTISNDLLNSILDPDDSAVDAWNRLQQFFLNNKSARALQFDAQFTNTKLAHFDGVKSYCAKLKTLADNLRNVGDKVSDNRMALQLLKGLSEEYKSFRTSVRHLNPLPSFDTLRSMLELEEHENAADLSIESHVEAHITQSHLSSQNNADNSHYSSRGNNQRNGGNGQKTTKGKGSSGKGKGASGNQQCNGGASQQQQNPQRGPTASHQQKTQAGWMYPPPWAYWQQGPWAPPPCPYPS; this comes from the coding sequence ATGGCCGAAAACAAGGTTCATCCAGCCACCATTGTTTCCAACATCAAGGCGTGCATCCCTATCACCCTTGATTATGAAGGAAAACAATACAACAGCTGGTCCACCCTTTTTCAACTTCATTGCCGTGCTAATATGGTGATCAACCATATTCAACCTCTAACAGTTAATCCTTCGGTCGCGGTTCCCGCTCCGAAGGAATCCGAAAAGGCTTTAACACAGAGACTTGATGACATTGTTCGTCAATGGATTTACGGGACCATTTCTAATGATCTCCTAAATTCCATCCTCGATCCTGATGACTCGGCAGTTGATGCTTGGAACAGATTGCAGCAATTTTTTCTTAACAACAAATCTGCAAGAGCTTTGCAATTTGATGCGCAATTTACAAACACCAAGCTTGCTCATTTTGATGGTGTTAAGTCTTATTGCGCTAAGCTAAAAACTCTAGCTGATAATTTGAGGAATGTTGGAGATAAAGTCTCTGACAATCGAATGGCTCTACAACTTTTGAAAGGCCTCTCGGAGGAATATAAGTCCTTTCGAACGTCCGTTCGTCATCTTAACCCGTTGCCCTCTTTTGATACTCTTCGTTCAATGCTTGAATTAGAAGAACATGAGAATGCTGCTGATCTCTCTATTGAGTCTCATGTAGAGGCTCACATCACGCAATCACATTTATCGTCCCAAAATAATGCTGATAATTCCCATTATTCTTCTCGGGGTAATAATCAACGTAATGGTGGCAATGGCCAGAAAACCACCAAGGGAAAGGGCAGCTCCGGTAAGGGTAAGGGTGCCTCTGGCAATCAACAGTGTAATGGTGGTGCCTCGCAGCAGCAGCAAAACCCGCAGCGTGGTCCTACCGCCTCGCACCAGCAGAAGACCCAAGCAGGATGGATGTATCCTCCACCTTGGGCATATTGGCAGCAAGGCCCTTGGGCTCCTCCTCCTTGCCCATATCCATCATAG